ACGCCATATTCGGCTTTCGAATTAGTGAAGAAATTAAAATTGGCTGTAAAAATACCATTATGTTTGCATGCTCATTGTACTAGCGGAATAGCTTCTATGACATATTTAAAGGCTGTTGAAGCAGGAGTAGATATTATTGACACTGCAATTTCTCCCTTTTCAGAGGGCGCATCACAACCACCTACAGAGTCGATGGTCCTTACTTTAAAAGAGAGTCCACGCGATCCTAAATTAGATATTAATTTATTAGGTGAAATAGCAGACTATTTTAGACCTATAAAAGAGAAATACAGAGAAAATGGAATACTAAATACAAAAGTTATGAATGTAGAGCCTAGAATTATTACATATCAGGTTCCTGGAGGCATGTTATCGAACCTTTTATTAGAGCTTAAGGAGCAGGGGGTTGAATCTAGATATAAAGAAGTCCTTACAGAGATACCTAGAGTGAGAAAAGATTTAGGATATCCACCTTTAATTACGCCTCTTATTCAAATGGTAGGGACTCAAGCAATATTTAATATACTATCTGGCGTCCGATATAAAATAATTCCAAAAGAATTAAAAGATTATGTTAAAGGACTTTATGGAAGTCCATCAACACCTATAAAAGATGAAATAAAGACAAAAATCATAGGGAACATGAAAATTATAACTCAAAGACCAGCAGACTTATTAGAGCCGGAGATGGACAAATATAAAAATGAAATTGGAGATTTGGCCACTACTTATGAAGATGTGATATCATATGCTTTATTTCCAAGAAGTTCAAAAAAATTCTTTGAGGACAGGTTAAGTGATAATATAAACAGTGGTACTTGTGATACTTATAAGGAAATAATAACAAATTGTAAAATACAAGAAATAAATGCAATAGATGAAGAAGAGAGAATAGTAGTAGCACTTGTAGCATCGGCTATGGCAGCGCGCGATAACCCGAATTCGGAGTTTAGAATATCAAAAATCAAAAGAATAAAATGATGAGTATAATTTAGCTAGGAAGGTGTTAATAATATGAAAAAATATATGATAACGCTAAATGATAAAATTTATGAAGTAGAAATAGAAGAAGTAATAGAGCCAATTGTGGAAGAGAAGACAACCATAACACAAAATAGCAATATTATTTCTATAGATGATTTAGGTGCCGTTTAGAACCATATACTTTGTGCAAAAAAACTGGTAAAACAAAAAACACTGCACCCAGGGGGACCTGGACTGCTCACTGTCAAGTAGACAGGGGAAATAATAAAATTGACTTAAACGGCTAAAGCCCTAAATTTAATTGGGCTTTAGCCGTTTAATTTTTTTTAATTTCATGTAAGGTTATTTTGTTGATAATTATGTCAATAATTATGTAATATGAACTAGGAAATAAAAAAGGTAAGGGTGATAATATGGCAATACAAATTATGTCAGCAGCATTTACAGGAATTAAAGGCGTTATAGTTACCGTTGAAATTGATATAACTAGGGGACTGCCCGCCTTAAATATCGTCGGACTTGCAGATATATCTGTTAAAGAATCAAAAGAACGAGTACGTTCTGCAATACTGAATTCAGGATTTGATTTCCCGGTAAATAGAATAACTATAAATCTAGCACCAGCTGATTTAAAAAAAGAAGGATCGTTATTTGATTTACCAATAGCGATAGGCATTCTTCTTGCAACTAAACAAATAAATGTTAATGATATTAATGATTATCTTTTTATTGGAGAATTATCATTATCAGGTAAATTAAAAAAAGTACGTGGAGCCTTACCTGTAGTTATGGAAGGAATTGAAAATAAGATTGAAAAATTTATAGTTCCGACATACAATGCAAGAGAATGTAGCCTTGTTAAATCTGCAAAGATATTTCCTTTGGATGATTTAAAACAAGTAGTAGACTTTTTAAATTATAAAGATTTAATGCCTTATGAGAGAGGTAAAGATATAGAAATATTAATTAATGAAGAGTTAGATTATGAGGATGTTATGGGACAAGAAAGTTCAAAACGTGCTATTGAAGTAGCAGCTGCTGGGGGACATAATCTAATTATGTATGGGCCGCCGGGCTCTGGTAAATCAATGATGGCAAAAAGAATTCCTAGCATATTACCGTCTTTAAGTCAAGAGGAGTCACTCGAGGTTACAAAAATCTATAGTGTTTCCGGAAAGCTTGGCAATAATGAAGGGATCGTTTTGCAACGACCATTTAGAAGTCCTCATCATACTATATCACGTATTGCTTTAGTTGGTGGTGGAAATAAAATAATACCTGGAGAAATTTCTTTAGCTCACACGGGGGTATTATTTCTAGATGAAATATTAGAATTTAAAAAAAATGTCTTAGAAGTGTTAAGGCAACCTTTAGAGGAGAGAAAAATCACTATTTCAAGAGTTAATGGAACTATAGAATATCCATCTAATTTTATGTTTGTAAGTGCATTAAATCCATGCCCTTGCGGATACTATGGATCTTACGTGCGGCAATGTAGTTGTAGTGAATATGAAAGAAGAAGGTATTTGAGTAAGCTTAGTGGGCCACTACTAGATAGAATTGATATATTTACGGCAGTTAATTTTTTGCCTTATAATAAAATAATTAGTAGAAAAAGCAGTGAAAAATCTAGTGTTATTAAAAAAAGAGTTATCGAGGCAAGAAATATTCAAGAGAAACGTTTTAGTACGGAAGAAATTCACTGCAACGCAGAGATGAACCAAAAGTTAATTAAAAAGTATTGCCATATAGATAAAAAAGCAAGTAAAATTCTTGAATTAATGTACAATAAATTTACTTTAAGTACAAGGGCTTATTCAAGAATCATTAAAGTATCTAGAACTATAGCAGATCTAGATGGAAGTGAAAATATCTTAGATAAACATATTATTGAGGCAGTGCAATATAGAAAATTTATTGATGAACAAATAGTTTGATTATTAATATAAGTTGTTATAAAAAATATATACAGGAGGTATAGCAAAAGGATGAATGACTACGATATATGGTTCTCATTAGTTAAATTATCCCCAAAAATAAAACTGAAATTGATAAATGATTTCCATAATACTCAGCAAATATGGTATTATGGTGTACGTAATAAAAAAACAGAATATTTTAATAATACTTTAATTAATGTCCTGACAAATGCTTGGAGTGATAAAGAAATTGATAATGTACGAAGAAATTTAGAAACTAATGAAATAAAATCCATACAGTACTACGAGGCTGAGTATCCTCAAAAATTAAAAAGTTATGATGATGCACCATATACATTGTTTTACAAAGGCAACATAATGCCATTAAATGAAGGGTATAACATTTCTGTAGTGGGATCTAGAAAGTATTCAAATTACGGAAAGGATGTTACTAAAATTATATGTTCAGATTTATGCGCAAGTAAAGTTAATATTATCAGTGGCATGGCTAAGGGCATTGACACGTTTGCTCACGAGAGTTGTCTTACGAATGAGGGATACACTTGTGCAGTTTTAGGATCAGGACTTGATGTAATATATCCTAAAGAAAATTCTAAAATATTTAATGAAATAGTTCAAAAGGGTGCTGTTATTTCGGAATTCTTACCAGGAACGCCACCATATGCTTATAATTTTCCTCAAAGGAATAGAATTATAAGTGCTCTTGGTGATATTATTATTGTAATAGAGGCTGGCGAGAAAAGTGGTTCTTTAATTACTGCAAATTTAGCACTTGAGCAAGGTAAGGATGTCATGGCTGTGCCTGGATCTATATTTTCATTCGAAAGTAAAGGAACAAATAAGTTAATTAAAGATGGAGCATTCCCACTTACATCTAGTAATGATATATTTGAAATACTTGGAATAGATATTAAAACTAAAAAAAATGCCACTGTAAGGTCTTTAAATAGTAAGCTTAGTGAAAAAATATATAGCATTATAAGCGATAGTCCATTACATATTAATGACATTATTAGAATAACTAGCATTGACATAAAACAATTATATGAGGTATTATTTGAAATGCAGATTAAAAATGAAGTATTATGTCTATCAGGAAACTATTATGTAAGAGTAAATGACAAAATATAAGTAAATATAAGTTAATTATATTAGAATACATTGATGGAGGGGATAAGATGGGACAAAAACTTGTTATAGTTGAGTCACCTGCAAAAGCTAAAACCATAAAGAAATATTTAGGTAGTAGTTATGTAGTAGAAGCGTCCATGGGACATGTTAGAGATTTACCTAAAAGCCAATTGGGTGTTGATATCGACAACAATTATGAACCTAAATATATAACTATCCGTGGTAAAGGTGAACTTTTATCTAAACTAAGAAAAGCAGCTAAAAAAAGCGATAAAATTTATTTGGCAACAGATCCTGATAGAGAAGGTGAAGCTATTGCGTGGCATTTAGCAAAAGCATTAAAGATAGATGAAAAAGATAAATGCAGGATAGAATTTAATGAGATAACAAAAACGGCGGTTAAAAACGCTATAAAATCTCCAAGAGTAATAAATGCAACACTTGTGGATGCTCAACAAGCAAGGCGTATACTTGATAGACTAGTTGGATATGAGATTAGTCCTATACTTTGGAGAAAAGTTAAATGGGGATTAAGTGCAGGAAGGGTTCAATCAGTTACCCTTAAAATAATTTGTGATAGGCAAAAAGAAATAGAAAAATTTATAACTAAAGAATATTGGACTATAGAATGTGAATTATATAAAGAAGGGGATCCTCAGAAATTAAGTGTTAAGTTAAATTCAAAGTGTGGAGAAAAGTTTGAAATAAATTCTAAGGAAGAAAGTGAAAAGGTTATTAATAACCTTAGTGAAAAAGAATTTGTTGTAAGTAAAATAAAAAAATCATCTAAAATTAAGAATCCACTACCACCATTCATAACGAGTACACTTCAGCAAGATGGTTATAGGAAACTTAACTTTGCAACAAAACGAACTATGTCTATTGCTCAACAACTATATGAAGGTATGGAAATAGAGGGACATGGAACAGTAGGGTTAATTACATATATGAGGACCGATTCCACAAGAATTGCAGAGGAAGCTCAACAAAGTGCAAAAGACTTTATTTGCAGCAAATATGGTGAAAAATACTATCCAAGCACACCAAGAATATTTAAAAGTAAAAAAAATATACAAGATGGTCATGAAGCTATTAGACCATCTAATATTGAAATAACACCAGAAGTTGCTAAGAAAACACTTAAAGCTCCACAATACAAATTATATACATTGATTTGGAATAGATTCGTAGCAAGTCAAATGGAAACATGTTTACTTGATACTGTATCTATAGATATACAAAATGGAGATTATAGTCTTAAAGCATCTGGGTCTAAAGTAGCTTTTGATGGATTTAGAAAAATTTATGGTGAAGATTTAGAAGATGAAGAAAATAATCTAAAGTTTCCAGAACTTAATAAAGAAGATATTTTACACAGTGAAAAAACTGAAGGAAAACAGCATTTCACTTTGCCACCTGCAAAATTTTCTGAGGCATCTCTTGTAAAAACATTGGAAGAAAATGGTATAGGTAGACCTAGTACTTATGCACCAATTATTTCTACTCTTCTTAATAGAAAATATGTGGAAAAAGATAATAAAGCGTTAGAAGTAACGGAAATTGGGAATATTGTAAATAATATTTTAAGTGAATACTTCAAACAGATAGTGGATATAGAATTTACGGCACAAATGGAAAATAATTTAGATTATGTAGAGGAAGGGAAAGAAAAGTGGCAAAACATAGTTAATAATTTTTTTACACCGCTTAAAGAAGATATTGAAATTGCAGAGAAAGAGATAGCAAAAATTACAATTGAAGATGAAGTTACAGAAGTAGAATGTGATAAATGTGGAAAGTTCATGGTAATAAAACACGGAAGATTTGGTGATTTTTTAGCGTGTCCTGGTTATCCAGAGTGTAAAAATACAAAAGCAATTACTAAGGAACTAGATGTTCCCTGTCCCAAATGTGGTGGAACAATTTTAGAAAGAAGAAGTAAAAAAGGAACTAAATTTTTCGGCTGTAGTAATTATCCTAAATGTGATTTTGTAAGTTGGCATGAACCAACTGATATAAAATGTTCAGAGTGTGGAACATATATGGTTAAACGATATAGTAAAACTAAAAGTGATTATATGGAATGTTCAAATGCAGAATGTAAACATAAGGAATATAAAGAGGAAGAAAATAATGAGGAAAATAGCGAAGATAAGAAAAATTAGGATAACAAGTTAAAGAACAAAAGATATTGGATAAAAAGAATGTCGAAATATATATTAATACTGTTGATATAGCATGAATGTTGTGATAGTATTATAAACGAAACGATTCTAAAAATTTAAAATATTTTGAATTGTACTTATTCTAAAGTAAATTGACTTTGTGAATTTGTTTAAATAATATAGGTTGTATTTTATAACAAAAACGAGGAGGAATATTGTGTCATTATTAGATAAAACGAGAATGTTGAATAAAATATTGCAAAAATCCGGAACAGAACCAGTAGTTTTTGATGATATATGTAATTTATTAAGCGATGTATTGCAATGTAATGTATATATTATTAGTAGAAGAGGAAAAATATTAGGTTATGATTTATCAAGTGGGTTTGAATGTGAAGTTGTAAAGGACGAAATCATAAAAAATATGAGGTTTCCAGAGGATTACAATAACAGCTTGCTTAATATTAATGAAACGAAAGCTAATCTCACAAATGAAAAAATTTGCGTATTCCAAGATGATAAGGAATGTGGAGTAGAGAACAAAATGACTACTATAGTACCAATAAACGGTAATAGGGAAAGATTAGGTACTCTTTTACTTTCGAGATTTGATCAGATGTTTACAGAAGATGATTTAGTTTTAGTTGAATATAGTGCTACAATAGTTGGTCTTGAAATTTTAAGGGCTAAAAATGATCTGATAGAAGAAGAAGCAAGAAAAAAAGCAGTAGTGCAACTTGCTATTGGAACGTTATCTTATTCAGAGCTTGAAGCAGTACAACATATATTTAATGAATTAGATGGCAGTGAAGGATTACTCGTAGCGTCTAGAATAGCAGACAAAGTTGGAATAACTAGATCTGTTATAGTTAATGCATTAAGAAAATTTGAAAGTGCAGGAGTAATAGAATCAAGATCACTTGGAATGAAAGGTACACATATTAAAATATTAAATGAGAAATTAATGGATGAACTAAAAAAAATAAAATAGTCTAAGGCAGAACAGTTTTGTTCTGCCTTAAAAAAATCAAATTAATAAAGTATAAATATGTATGAAATGAGAATATTAATAAGTAAAGTATTCTTTTAATTCAATAAAAGATTTAATTATATTAAAGATTTTTATTGAATACATTATTACCTTATGTTATACTACAAAAGTGAGAAAATACACACATTGCTTAATTATTGAAGGGTGCCAATATTTGGTCTTTAATAAGATGATGGTAATGGAGGTAAAAACCAGGGAGGTTATTATTAATGGCAGTTATATCAATGAAACAATTATTAGAAGCAGGTGTACATTTTGGACATCAAACAAGAAGATGGAATCCTAAAATGGCTCCGTACATATTTACAGAAAGAAACGGAATATATATCATCGATTTACAAAAAACAGTTAGAAAAATAGATGAAGCATATGATTTCATTAAATCAGTATCTGAAGAAGGTAAGGATGTTCTATTTGTAGGTACAAAAAAACAAGCTCAAGAAGCTATTAAATTTGAATCTGTAAGAGCAGGAATGCATTTTGTAAACAATAGATGGTTAGGTGGAATGTTAACTAACTTTAAAACAATCAAAACAAGAATAGCAAGATTAGAAACATTATACAAAATGGAAGAAGATGGAACATTTGAAGTTCTTCCTAAAAAAGAAGTTAGTCATCTTCTAAATGAAAGAGAAAAACTAGAAAAAAATCTAGGTGGAATTAGAAGCATGGATGCAAATAAAATTGGAGCTCTATTTGTTGTAGACCCAAGAAAAGAAAAAAATGCTATTTCTGAAGCTAAAATTCTTGGAATCCCTGTAGTTGCAATAGTCGATACAAACTGTGATCCAGATGAAGTTGATTATGTAATTCCAGGTAATGATGATGCTATAAGAGCAGTTAAATTAATAACTGAAAGATTAGCTGATGCTATTATAGAAGGAAGACAAGGCGAACAATTAACTGAAGAATAGTAATTGTATTTATCTAATAAAATAATTATGGTATAACAGTGAGGGGTAGGTGGAAGTTAATTCTTTCATTTACCTTTTAAACTAGATAGGAATAGGAGGAATTAATAATGGTTACTGCAAGCATGGTTAAAGAGTTAAGAGAAAAAACTGGAGCAGGAATGATGGATTGTAAAAGAGCTCTAAGTGAAACAGATGGTGATGTGGAAAAAGCGATTGAACTTTTAAGAGAAAAAGGGTTGGCAGCAGCTGCAAAGAAATCTGGAAGAATAGCCGCAGAAGGAATAGTATGTACATATATTTCAGAAGATATGAAAGTTGGAGCAGTAGTCGAAGTTAACTGTGAAACAGACTTTGTTGCCATTAATAATGAGTTTGTTACTTTAGCAAATAATACAGCGAAACAAGCAGCACAAACTAATTCGACGACTATTGAGGAATTCACTTCTGAAAAATGTATGTCTGATGAAACAATTACTATTAATGATGCAGTTACAGCTTTAATAGCAAAATTAGGCGAAAATATGTCTGTAAGAAGATTTCAAAAATTTTCTATTGAAAATGGTGTTGTTCAAAGCTATGTTCATGGTGGTGGAAGAATAGGCGTCTTAGTGGAACTCTCATGCGAAAAGCAAGATGATGTGTTAATTACGATTGCTAAAGATGTTGCAATGCAAATTGCGGCTGCTAGTCCTTTATTTTTAGATAATACATGTGTTGATAAAGATACTTTAGAAAAAGAAAAAGAAATATATAGAGTTCAAGCAATAAACGAAGGAAAACCAGAAAAAATTGTAGAGAAAATGGTTATGGGTAGAGTTAATAAATACTTCAAAGAAGTTTGTTTACTTGAACAAGTATGGGTTAAGAACGCTGACTATACTATTACTAAATACCTTAAAGAAGAATCAAAAAAACTTGGTGCTGAGATAAAGGTAACAAGATTTGAAAGATTTGAAAGAGGAGAAGGTATAGAAAAGAAAGAAGAAAATTTTGCAGAAGAAGTACAAAGACAAGTGCAAGGTAAATAGAAATTAAAGGGAACACAAAGTGTTCTCTTTTTTAAAATAAGGAATACTTTAAATCAGGAGGTACAATGTTTATGGAGGTTGCTAAATACAAAAGAATTATGTTGAAAATTTCAGGAGAAGCTTTAGCTGGTGATACAGGATTTGGAATAGATTTTGAATTCACGAATGTTATAGCACTTCAAATAAAGGAACTAGTTAAGTTAGGTGTTGAAATAGGAATAGTTGTTGGGGCTGGGAACATATGGCGTGGTAGAAGCGGAGATGGTATGGACAGGACTACTGCAGATTATATGGGGATGATGGCAACTTGTATTAATGCATTAGCACTTCAAGATTCTTTGGAAAATATAGGCGTAAATACTAGAGTACAAACTGCCATTGAGATGAAGGCAGTAGCAGAACCATTTATAAGAAGAAAAGCTATGAGGCATTTGGAAAAAGGAAGAGTTGTTATATTTGCAGCTGGGACAGGTAATCCATATTTTTCAACAGATACAGCAGCAGCACTTAGGGCAGCAGAAATAGAGGCTGAAGTAATACTCCTTGCTAAAAAGGTTGATGGAGTATACGATAAAGATCCACACATATATGATGATGCAAAAAAATTCGATAAACTTAGTTATATTAATGTGCTTGAAAAAGGACTTCAAGTTATGGATTCTACGGCTACATCATTATGTATGGACAACAATATACCTATATTAGTTTTTGGACTTGATAAACCAGAAAACATAAAAAAAGCAGTCTTAGGTGAAAAAATTGGGACTTTAGTATCTGATTCTGCTAAATAACCAATACAAAATGGAGGGAATTCTATGATTAAAGAAATTATTAGTATTGCTGATGAAAAAATGAAAAAGACGATTGCAGTTTTGAAACATGAGTTATCAAGTATGAAGGCAGGAAGAGCAAATTCTGCAATGCTGGATAGAATTAATGTTGAATGCTATGGTAGTCTCGTGCCATTAAGCCAAATTGCAAACATATCAGCACCTGAAGCGAGAGTATTATTAATTCAGCCATGGGATAAATCTTCTATGAAAGAAATAGAAAGAGCTATATTAAAATCTGATTTGGGATTAAATCCATCAAATGATGGAATATCAATGAGATTAATTATTCCAGAGCTTACGGAAGAAACAAGAAAAAATTTAATGAAGAATATTAAGAAAACCGGAGAAGAAGGCAAAGTAGCTATAAGGTCTATAAGGCGAGATGCTAATGATAAAATTAAAGCATTGAAAAAAAACAGCGAAATTTCTGAAGATGAAGTTAAAAAAACAGAAGATATCATCCAAAAAGAAACAGATAAATTTATTAAAGAAGTAGATAAAATAATTGATACTAAAGAAAAACAAATAATGTCAGTTTAGTCCTTAATTTTAAATAGAACCTGCATTTATGCAGGTTCTATTTAAAATTATACTATAACTAGTAAAAAGGAGAGAATTTTATTGAAAAAATTATTCGCTTTCTTAAAAAAGAATAAAGATATGAGTAATGAAACAAACTTAGATATGACTAAAATACCTAAGCATATTGCAATTATAATGGATGGAAATGGTAGATGGGCAAAAGAGCGTAATTTGCCTAGAGCACTTGGACATAAGGCCGGTGTTGAAGCAATTAGGAAGATTGTAAAAGAATGTGACAGGTTAGGGGTTAAATATTTAACATTATATGCATTTTCAACTGAGAATTGGAATAGACCTGTAAAAGAAGTTGATTCTTTAATGAAGTTGTTAGTGGAGTATTTAAAAAAAGAAGTCGAAGAATTAAACGTTAATGATGTTGTTGTTAATTCTATTGGTAATATTTCGAAATTGCCTTTGATATGTAGAGAAGAATTAAATAATGCATATGAAAAAACAAAAAATAATAAGGGATTGATTTTAAATCTTGCTTTAAATTATGGAGGAAGAAGTGAAATAGTAGATGCTGTAAAAGAGATTTCATCGGATTTAATTAATAAGAAAATATCTAAGGATCAAATAAATGAAGATTTATTTTCAAAATACATGTATACAAGTAAAATGCCTGATCCAGATCTAATAATAAGGCCAAGTGGTGAGTTAAGATTAAGTAATTTCTTGCTTTGGCAGGGTGCATACTCAGAACTTTGGTTTTCAGACATTAATTGGCCGGATTTTCATGAGAAGCAGCTACAAAGTGCAATAATGGATTATCAAAAAAGAGATAGAAGATTTGGAAAGGTTAAATAGGGGAGAAAGTCATGAATAATAGGTATATAGGGGCTCTTGTTTTAGCTCCATTCATAATATTTTTATTTTTAGGTGGGGTGTATTTAAAATATATTGTAATGGTAATTTCACTTTTTGGTATGTACGAGTTCTATAAAGTTTCTAGAAAAAAACATTATAAGCCAATTGCACTTATAGGATATGGGTTATGCATAGTATATTACTTAAATATGAACAAGAATTTTTCACAAAGTTTTAATATATATATTTTAATTGCAACAATTTTCTTGCTATTATGTATTCCTGTGGTTTATACAAGTTACAATTTTGTAGATGTTGCGCTTACCTTATTTGGATTCTTGTATGTAGCAGTATTTTTTAGTTTTATAGTGTTTATAGACAATAAAGCTTATGGTCAATATTTAGTATGGATTATATTCATTTGTTCATGGGGATGCGATACTTTGGCTTATTATTCTGGAAGGATTTTAGGCAAAGGAGGCAAACATAAGCTTTGCCCTAAAGTTAGTCCTAATAAAACAATAGAGGGGTCGATAGGTGGCTTACTTGGGAGTACTATAGGATGTATGATTTATGGATATGTTATTTCAAAATATGGCGTGCATATAGAATTATATCATTATGCTATAATTGGTGTTTTATGTGGCGTTTTTGGACAGTTTGGAGATTTAATTGCATCATCGATAAAGAGATATGTAGGAGCTAAGGATTACAGTAATCTTATACCGGGACATGGTGGGATTTTAGACCGTTTTGATAGTATTTTATTTGTGTCTGTGGTAGTATTTTATTATATTACATTTATAATAAAGATATAAATTTATATAGTTTATTGCTTAAGAAAATCATATATTGGGCAGGATGCAAAAAAAATTCAGAGTGAATTGGCATTGATGACTTTATATGATTTTATTATTACATAAAGCATTAAAAAAATAACGGTGTTATATTTTATATTAATATCTGAACTTAATAATGAATATTATTACAAATAATAGCTTGCTATAAAGAATGTTACAAATTGTATATTGTAGTAAGTACTTTATTTTAATAGCTAACTATGTTATATTTAATACTGCGAATATGCAAAAAAATAGAAATAAATTGAAGATATTAACATGATATTTTATTTATTGTTTGAGACATAATTACATACAGTGGCATAGCTTTAATATTTTTAATTTTGATGACATAATAATTATAAATTGTAACATTATAGGGATGGGGAGATTAAATGAAAAAACTTACTATTTTAGGAGTTACGGGATCAATTGGAACTCAAACTTTAGATGTTATTCGATCGGATATTAAAAACTTTATTATTATAGGGATTTCTGCAAATACTAATTATGAGAAAATTATTCCTATCATAGAGGAATTTAAACCTAAATATGTTGCCATGATGGATGAGGAAGCTTCACTAAAACTTAAAAAATATTGTGACTTAAATAAATATTCAACGGAAATATTGCATGGATTAGATGGCTTAAATTATATAAGTACCTTAACTGAAGTTGATCTTGTAGTAACTTCAGTTGTAGGA
This window of the Clostridium estertheticum genome carries:
- a CDS encoding oxaloacetate decarboxylase subunit alpha codes for the protein MNPIRITETVIRDGQQSLIATRLKTEEILPILEKMDKVGYYSMEVWGGATFDSCLRFLNEDPWERLREIRKIVKNTKLQMILRGQNLLGYKHYADDVVEAFIKKSIENGIDIIRVFDALNDTRNMETSIRVIKEGGAHCQCAICYTTSPVHTLDYYVELSIKLEKLGAHSICINDMAGILTPYSAFELVKKLKLAVKIPLCLHAHCTSGIASMTYLKAVEAGVDIIDTAISPFSEGASQPPTESMVLTLKESPRDPKLDINLLGEIADYFRPIKEKYRENGILNTKVMNVEPRIITYQVPGGMLSNLLLELKEQGVESRYKEVLTEIPRVRKDLGYPPLITPLIQMVGTQAIFNILSGVRYKIIPKELKDYVKGLYGSPSTPIKDEIKTKIIGNMKIITQRPADLLEPEMDKYKNEIGDLATTYEDVISYALFPRSSKKFFEDRLSDNINSGTCDTYKEIITNCKIQEINAIDEEERIVVALVASAMAARDNPNSEFRISKIKRIK
- a CDS encoding YifB family Mg chelatase-like AAA ATPase, which produces MAIQIMSAAFTGIKGVIVTVEIDITRGLPALNIVGLADISVKESKERVRSAILNSGFDFPVNRITINLAPADLKKEGSLFDLPIAIGILLATKQINVNDINDYLFIGELSLSGKLKKVRGALPVVMEGIENKIEKFIVPTYNARECSLVKSAKIFPLDDLKQVVDFLNYKDLMPYERGKDIEILINEELDYEDVMGQESSKRAIEVAAAGGHNLIMYGPPGSGKSMMAKRIPSILPSLSQEESLEVTKIYSVSGKLGNNEGIVLQRPFRSPHHTISRIALVGGGNKIIPGEISLAHTGVLFLDEILEFKKNVLEVLRQPLEERKITISRVNGTIEYPSNFMFVSALNPCPCGYYGSYVRQCSCSEYERRRYLSKLSGPLLDRIDIFTAVNFLPYNKIISRKSSEKSSVIKKRVIEARNIQEKRFSTEEIHCNAEMNQKLIKKYCHIDKKASKILELMYNKFTLSTRAYSRIIKVSRTIADLDGSENILDKHIIEAVQYRKFIDEQIV
- the dprA gene encoding DNA-processing protein DprA, whose amino-acid sequence is MNDYDIWFSLVKLSPKIKLKLINDFHNTQQIWYYGVRNKKTEYFNNTLINVLTNAWSDKEIDNVRRNLETNEIKSIQYYEAEYPQKLKSYDDAPYTLFYKGNIMPLNEGYNISVVGSRKYSNYGKDVTKIICSDLCASKVNIISGMAKGIDTFAHESCLTNEGYTCAVLGSGLDVIYPKENSKIFNEIVQKGAVISEFLPGTPPYAYNFPQRNRIISALGDIIIVIEAGEKSGSLITANLALEQGKDVMAVPGSIFSFESKGTNKLIKDGAFPLTSSNDIFEILGIDIKTKKNATVRSLNSKLSEKIYSIISDSPLHINDIIRITSIDIKQLYEVLFEMQIKNEVLCLSGNYYVRVNDKI
- the topA gene encoding type I DNA topoisomerase — encoded protein: MGQKLVIVESPAKAKTIKKYLGSSYVVEASMGHVRDLPKSQLGVDIDNNYEPKYITIRGKGELLSKLRKAAKKSDKIYLATDPDREGEAIAWHLAKALKIDEKDKCRIEFNEITKTAVKNAIKSPRVINATLVDAQQARRILDRLVGYEISPILWRKVKWGLSAGRVQSVTLKIICDRQKEIEKFITKEYWTIECELYKEGDPQKLSVKLNSKCGEKFEINSKEESEKVINNLSEKEFVVSKIKKSSKIKNPLPPFITSTLQQDGYRKLNFATKRTMSIAQQLYEGMEIEGHGTVGLITYMRTDSTRIAEEAQQSAKDFICSKYGEKYYPSTPRIFKSKKNIQDGHEAIRPSNIEITPEVAKKTLKAPQYKLYTLIWNRFVASQMETCLLDTVSIDIQNGDYSLKASGSKVAFDGFRKIYGEDLEDEENNLKFPELNKEDILHSEKTEGKQHFTLPPAKFSEASLVKTLEENGIGRPSTYAPIISTLLNRKYVEKDNKALEVTEIGNIVNNILSEYFKQIVDIEFTAQMENNLDYVEEGKEKWQNIVNNFFTPLKEDIEIAEKEIAKITIEDEVTEVECDKCGKFMVIKHGRFGDFLACPGYPECKNTKAITKELDVPCPKCGGTILERRSKKGTKFFGCSNYPKCDFVSWHEPTDIKCSECGTYMVKRYSKTKSDYMECSNAECKHKEYKEEENNEENSEDKKN
- the codY gene encoding GTP-sensing pleiotropic transcriptional regulator CodY, yielding MVSLLDKTRMLNKILQKSGTEPVVFDDICNLLSDVLQCNVYIISRRGKILGYDLSSGFECEVVKDEIIKNMRFPEDYNNSLLNINETKANLTNEKICVFQDDKECGVENKMTTIVPINGNRERLGTLLLSRFDQMFTEDDLVLVEYSATIVGLEILRAKNDLIEEEARKKAVVQLAIGTLSYSELEAVQHIFNELDGSEGLLVASRIADKVGITRSVIVNALRKFESAGVIESRSLGMKGTHIKILNEKLMDELKKIK
- the rpsB gene encoding 30S ribosomal protein S2, with the translated sequence MAVISMKQLLEAGVHFGHQTRRWNPKMAPYIFTERNGIYIIDLQKTVRKIDEAYDFIKSVSEEGKDVLFVGTKKQAQEAIKFESVRAGMHFVNNRWLGGMLTNFKTIKTRIARLETLYKMEEDGTFEVLPKKEVSHLLNEREKLEKNLGGIRSMDANKIGALFVVDPRKEKNAISEAKILGIPVVAIVDTNCDPDEVDYVIPGNDDAIRAVKLITERLADAIIEGRQGEQLTEE